A window from Gammaproteobacteria bacterium encodes these proteins:
- a CDS encoding KpsF/GutQ family sugar-phosphate isomerase — protein MNNTNIEQMARAVIDTEARAVADLAGRIGPSFIHACRFMYDCEGRIVVLGMGKSGHIGAKIAATLASTGSPAFFVHPGEASHGDMGMITGDDVVLALSNSGETAEILTILPLIKRLGVPLIALTGNTRSALARAADAHLDVSVEKEACPLGLAPTSSTTAALVMGDALAVSLLEQRGFTTDDFALSHPGGSLGRRLLLHVEDVMHSGGQIPCVAETASLSEALLEMTKKGLGMTGIVDAAGRLAGIFTDGDLRRVLDHGEVNVHQIRIAEVMTRHCKTAQARQLAVEVLSLMEQHKINSLMVVDGEQRPVGALNMHDLLRAGVV, from the coding sequence ATGAACAACACCAACATCGAACAAATGGCCCGCGCGGTCATCGACACCGAGGCCAGGGCCGTGGCCGACCTGGCCGGGCGCATCGGTCCGAGCTTCATCCACGCCTGCCGTTTCATGTACGACTGCGAGGGCCGTATCGTGGTGCTGGGCATGGGCAAGTCCGGCCACATCGGCGCCAAGATCGCCGCCACCCTGGCCAGCACCGGCAGCCCGGCCTTTTTTGTCCACCCCGGCGAGGCCAGCCACGGTGACATGGGCATGATCACCGGCGACGACGTGGTGCTGGCCCTGTCCAATTCCGGCGAGACCGCCGAGATCCTCACCATCCTGCCGCTGATCAAGCGCCTCGGCGTGCCGCTCATCGCCCTTACCGGCAACACCCGGTCCGCCCTGGCCAGGGCCGCCGACGCCCATCTCGACGTGAGCGTGGAAAAGGAGGCCTGTCCGCTCGGCCTGGCGCCGACCTCAAGCACCACGGCGGCCCTGGTTATGGGTGACGCGCTGGCGGTATCACTGCTCGAACAGCGGGGATTTACCACCGATGACTTTGCCCTCTCCCACCCCGGCGGCTCGCTGGGTCGGCGCCTGTTGCTGCACGTCGAGGATGTGATGCACAGCGGCGGGCAGATCCCCTGCGTGGCCGAGACGGCCAGCCTCAGCGAGGCCCTGCTGGAGATGACCAAAAAGGGCCTGGGCATGACCGGCATCGTCGATGCCGCCGGCCGGCTCGCCGGCATCTTCACCGACGGCGACCTGCGCCGGGTGCTGGATCACGGCGAGGTCAATGTGCACCAGATCCGCATCGCCGAGGTGATGACCCGGCACTGCAAGACCGCGCAGGCCAGACAGCTGGCGGTGGAGGTGCTGAGCCTGATGGAGCAGCACAAAATCAATTCACTGATGGTGGTCGATGGCGAACAGCGCCCGGTCGGCGCCCTCAACATGCACGACCTGCTGCGCGCGGGCGTGGTTTAA
- the lptC gene encoding LPS export ABC transporter periplasmic protein LptC, with protein MRRLLAPLLVAVIAGLSVWLYEGQPPKGPAVTAGSQTAPDAYMEGFTTRVLDAQGQLLYQLQATYMAHYADERRSELRQPQFIAYRPDGQRWTVVADSGQARDSNRQIMLNGRVTLQRQASDAAPVNLEIRTRDVTIVPADDYAETDQHTTIIRADATLETTGLQVHFREGRLQLLSQVKGIYAP; from the coding sequence ATGAGAAGATTACTCGCCCCCCTACTGGTTGCCGTGATCGCCGGCCTCAGTGTCTGGCTGTATGAGGGCCAACCCCCCAAGGGGCCGGCCGTCACCGCCGGCAGCCAGACGGCGCCGGACGCCTACATGGAAGGCTTCACCACCCGGGTACTGGATGCACAGGGCCAGCTGCTCTATCAACTACAGGCCACGTATATGGCACACTATGCCGATGAACGCCGCAGCGAACTCCGCCAGCCGCAATTCATCGCCTACCGACCCGATGGCCAGCGCTGGACGGTGGTGGCGGACAGCGGCCAGGCACGCGATAGCAACCGGCAGATCATGCTCAACGGCAGGGTGACGCTACAACGCCAGGCCAGCGATGCGGCGCCGGTCAATCTCGAGATCCGCACCCGCGATGTCACCATCGTGCCGGCGGACGACTATGCCGAAACCGACCAACACACCACCATTATTCGCGCTGACGCCACCCTGGAGACGACCGGCCTGCAGGTCCACTTCCGGGAGGGTCGGCTTCAGCTGCTGTCACAGGTAAAGGGAATCTATGCGCCATAA
- the kdsC gene encoding 3-deoxy-manno-octulosonate-8-phosphatase KdsC, giving the protein MKDILARAAHIKLLVFDVDGVLTDGRLIYGDDGQEYKAFHSRDGHGMKMLQQSGVTVAIITGRNSSVVDHRMTNLGIQHVYQGKADKLPAFEALIGELGLAPEQVAYMGDDVVDLPIMLRAGLAVAPSDAHPLVCQHAHWQTPHAGGQGAARDLCELIMEAQGTLAREMQHYLN; this is encoded by the coding sequence ATGAAAGACATCCTGGCCCGCGCGGCCCACATCAAACTGCTGGTGTTCGACGTCGATGGCGTGCTCACCGATGGCCGGCTGATCTACGGCGACGACGGCCAGGAATACAAGGCCTTCCATTCGCGCGACGGCCACGGCATGAAGATGCTGCAACAGTCCGGCGTGACGGTGGCGATCATCACCGGTCGCAACTCCAGCGTGGTCGACCACCGCATGACCAACCTCGGCATCCAGCACGTCTATCAGGGCAAGGCGGACAAGCTGCCCGCCTTCGAGGCCCTCATCGGCGAGCTGGGGCTGGCCCCGGAGCAGGTCGCCTACATGGGTGACGACGTGGTGGACCTGCCCATCATGCTGCGCGCCGGCCTGGCGGTGGCCCCCAGCGACGCCCATCCCCTGGTCTGCCAGCATGCCCACTGGCAGACCCCCCATGCCGGCGGCCAGGGGGCGGCGCGCGATCTCTGCGAGCTGATCATGGAGGCGCAGGGCACGCTGGCGCGCGAAATGCAGCACTACCTCAACTGA
- a CDS encoding HupE/UreJ family protein, producing the protein MLSVIKPSRWLLAALALLIANQAFGHGMSEAEKLSIMEGGNLRYLWIGATHMLSGYDHLLFVFGIVFLLTRFRDIVKYITAFTLGHSVTLIFATFNGIQVNYFLIDAVIALSVCYIAFANLDGFRKYLDVKPPHMLAMITGLGLIHGLGLSTRLQQLPLSEDQLLMNIISFNIGIEVGQIMALAVMLLLLASWRKAESFKPFSVMSNYGLIFAGFVLFMMQMHGYSHVSDPDEFGFSADNHVHDHIRMDEERAAKTIKETTHDSID; encoded by the coding sequence ATGTTATCTGTGATCAAACCATCACGATGGCTTTTGGCTGCTTTAGCACTGCTAATAGCCAACCAAGCCTTTGGGCATGGCATGTCAGAAGCTGAAAAACTATCCATCATGGAGGGAGGGAATCTACGTTACCTGTGGATTGGCGCCACCCATATGTTATCGGGCTACGATCATTTGTTGTTTGTATTTGGTATCGTTTTTTTACTGACCAGATTCAGAGACATTGTCAAATACATCACGGCATTCACTCTTGGACATAGTGTCACGCTCATCTTTGCCACCTTTAATGGCATTCAAGTCAATTACTTCTTAATTGATGCAGTTATCGCCTTAAGCGTCTGTTACATCGCCTTCGCCAATCTTGATGGCTTCAGGAAATACCTGGATGTTAAGCCGCCTCACATGTTGGCAATGATTACAGGCTTAGGTCTAATTCACGGCCTTGGCTTGTCGACGCGACTTCAACAATTACCGTTGAGTGAGGATCAGCTGTTGATGAACATCATCTCTTTCAATATAGGCATAGAGGTGGGCCAAATAATGGCATTGGCTGTGATGTTGCTGTTGCTGGCAAGCTGGCGAAAAGCGGAATCCTTTAAACCCTTCAGCGTGATGTCAAATTATGGGCTGATCTTTGCGGGTTTTGTCCTGTTTATGATGCAGATGCACGGTTATTCCCATGTCAGCGATCCCGATGAGTTTGGCTTTAGTGCGGACAATCATGTTCACGATCATATACGAATGGATGAAGAGCGCGCTGCTAAAACTATTAAAGAAACCACTCACGATTCAATCGACTAA
- the lptA gene encoding lipopolysaccharide transport periplasmic protein LptA: protein MRHNHTQAQGPLSARRIAAALLLLILCPLASASPEDTQQPIHIEADRAEINEAEGVMTYTGHVVLRQGGIELRADTVVVYAREDVLQRITAEGAPVHYRQERADQKEIRGVSQRMEYNAENKRLLLLGEAEFWQGGNRFSGNRIQYDQVSERVIASAGENGVGPDEASPRVTVTLQPREKAPAQQDGQPDTQPDAQQTAPQNGQREPAPR from the coding sequence ATGCGCCATAACCACACCCAGGCCCAGGGGCCGCTGTCTGCCCGCCGCATCGCCGCGGCACTGCTGTTGCTCATCCTCTGCCCGCTGGCCTCTGCCAGCCCCGAGGACACCCAGCAGCCCATTCACATCGAGGCCGATCGGGCGGAGATCAATGAGGCCGAGGGCGTGATGACCTATACCGGCCACGTGGTGCTGCGCCAGGGAGGCATCGAGCTGCGCGCCGATACTGTGGTGGTGTATGCCAGGGAGGACGTGCTGCAACGCATTACCGCCGAGGGCGCGCCCGTCCACTATCGGCAGGAGCGCGCCGACCAGAAGGAGATCCGGGGCGTCAGCCAGCGCATGGAATACAACGCCGAGAACAAGCGCCTGCTGCTGCTGGGCGAGGCGGAATTCTGGCAGGGCGGGAACCGCTTCAGCGGCAATCGCATCCAGTACGATCAGGTGTCCGAGCGGGTGATCGCCAGCGCCGGTGAGAATGGCGTCGGCCCGGACGAGGCATCGCCCCGGGTGACGGTCACCCTGCAACCCCGGGAAAAGGCCCCCGCTCAGCAGGACGGTCAACCGGACACTCAGCCGGATGCGCAACAGACTGCGCCGCAGAATGGCCAACGGGAGCCCGCCCCCCGATGA
- a CDS encoding calcium/sodium antiporter produces the protein MSWLAVLGGFILLVWSAERFVHGAAGLAGNLGVSPLIIGMTIMGFGTSAPEMLVSGMAASNGNPAMGIGNALGSNITNIALVLGATALLVPLSVHSRILRREYPMLFAITLLAGVLMLDGELGVLDGGILLSGTGLLVGWMIWMSKQAPPAAAGLPEPDPLSSEFESEVPTDLSTGRALLWVALGLVVLVLSSRLLVWGAVNIAQDLGVSDLIIGLTIIAVGTSLPELAASVMSALKGEDDMAVGNILGSNMFNLLAVLALPGLIAPSLLEPAVMQRDFPVMLGFTIALFLMAYGFRGPGRINRLEGGVLLAGFIAYMTWLGFSGFA, from the coding sequence ATGTCCTGGCTGGCTGTGCTCGGCGGTTTTATCCTCCTGGTGTGGAGCGCCGAGCGCTTTGTCCACGGCGCGGCGGGGCTGGCGGGCAACCTCGGCGTCTCGCCACTGATCATCGGCATGACCATCATGGGTTTCGGCACCTCGGCGCCGGAGATGCTGGTGTCCGGGATGGCGGCCAGCAACGGCAATCCGGCCATGGGCATCGGTAATGCGCTGGGCTCCAATATCACCAATATCGCCCTGGTGCTGGGCGCCACGGCCCTGCTCGTACCACTCTCGGTGCACTCCCGGATCCTGCGCCGCGAGTACCCGATGCTGTTCGCGATCACCCTGCTGGCCGGGGTGCTGATGTTGGATGGCGAACTGGGCGTGCTGGATGGCGGCATCCTGCTCAGCGGCACCGGCCTGCTCGTCGGCTGGATGATCTGGATGAGCAAACAGGCCCCGCCGGCCGCCGCCGGCCTGCCCGAGCCCGACCCGCTGAGCAGCGAATTCGAAAGCGAGGTCCCCACCGACCTGAGCACCGGCCGGGCCCTGCTGTGGGTCGCGCTGGGGCTGGTGGTGCTGGTGCTCAGCTCCCGCCTGCTGGTCTGGGGGGCGGTGAATATCGCCCAGGACCTGGGGGTCAGCGACCTCATCATCGGCCTCACCATCATCGCCGTCGGCACCAGCCTGCCGGAACTGGCGGCCTCGGTGATGAGCGCCCTCAAGGGCGAGGACGACATGGCGGTGGGCAACATCCTCGGCTCCAATATGTTCAACCTGCTGGCGGTGCTGGCACTGCCCGGGCTGATCGCACCCAGCCTGCTGGAGCCGGCGGTTATGCAACGCGACTTCCCCGTCATGCTAGGATTCACCATCGCCCTGTTCCTGATGGCCTACGGGTTTCGGGGGCCGGGACGCATCAATCGCCTGGAAGGGGGAGTGTTGCTGGCGGGCTTCATCGCCTATATGACCTGGCTGGGCTTCTCTGGTTTTGCGTGA
- a CDS encoding DUF6488 family protein: MSPHNIKIQLTKYKEVFMKNLTTTLLLLLPLLFCAPIMAGAGHEHDSDGGHSHGPISSDAAINKASKKVKQMADAGKIDATWSGISAASIDQKVYSKGPEWVITFKNDKIKDTAKQTLFLFFSLDGHFIAANYTGN, encoded by the coding sequence ATGAGCCCTCACAACATAAAGATTCAATTAACTAAATATAAAGAGGTATTTATGAAAAACTTAACGACAACACTATTGCTATTGTTACCATTACTCTTTTGCGCACCAATAATGGCCGGCGCAGGCCATGAGCACGACAGTGATGGAGGCCATTCTCATGGGCCAATTTCCAGTGATGCCGCCATCAACAAAGCATCAAAGAAAGTGAAACAAATGGCCGATGCGGGAAAAATAGATGCGACCTGGTCAGGAATAAGCGCCGCCAGCATTGATCAGAAGGTCTATTCGAAAGGCCCAGAGTGGGTGATTACATTTAAGAATGACAAGATAAAGGATACAGCGAAGCAAACTTTATTCTTGTTTTTTAGCCTGGATGGCCACTTTATTGCAGCCAACTACACCGGTAATTAA
- a CDS encoding chorismate lyase, whose protein sequence is MTNPHLGKHQLEPHWQAHTSLARHAAPADLLDWLLDPTSLTRRLQLTCDGRFRVAPTGQYWQRPMLNEAQALGVRPHERCFVREVQLLCDDQPWVFARTVIPVRSLGGSRRRLSRLGKRPLGAVLFADPTMRRSAIEIAQLLPGQPLFARATAGLPTPPASIWGRRSAFFLNHKPLLVSEIFLPPICPQPA, encoded by the coding sequence GTGACCAACCCACACCTCGGCAAACATCAACTCGAACCCCACTGGCAGGCCCACACCTCCCTTGCCCGTCACGCTGCGCCGGCGGATCTACTGGACTGGTTACTGGACCCCACGTCGTTGACCCGTCGACTGCAACTGACTTGCGATGGTCGGTTTCGGGTCGCGCCCACCGGCCAGTACTGGCAACGGCCGATGCTGAACGAGGCGCAGGCCCTCGGCGTGCGGCCCCACGAGCGCTGCTTCGTGCGCGAGGTGCAGCTGCTGTGCGACGATCAGCCGTGGGTGTTTGCGCGCACGGTGATCCCGGTGCGCAGCCTGGGCGGCTCGCGCCGGCGCCTGTCCCGACTGGGCAAGCGGCCCCTGGGGGCGGTGCTGTTTGCCGATCCAACGATGCGGCGCAGTGCTATCGAGATCGCCCAGCTGTTGCCGGGCCAGCCGCTGTTTGCCCGGGCCACGGCCGGCCTGCCGACACCGCCGGCCAGCATCTGGGGCCGACGTTCGGCCTTCTTTCTGAATCACAAACCGCTGCTGGTCAGCGAGATTTTTCTGCCGCCGATCTGCCCTCAGCCGGCCTAG
- the ubiA gene encoding 4-hydroxybenzoate octaprenyltransferase produces the protein MTTSITSTGLNRALIRHRSYYYALLMRLNRPIGTYLLLWPTVWALWIAGQGQPHPGVTLVFVLGVILMRSAGCVINDYADRDFDPHVARTRNRPIAAGQVSPREALVLFAVLCLLAFALVLTLNTLTILLSLGGALLAGIYPFMKRYTYLPQVFLGLAFGWAVPMAFAAQTGGVPLVAWLLLTATVLWATAYDSMYAMVDIEDDLKIGVKSTAILFGDADRIVIGSLQCMLLLTLWIVGNNLGLGLFYFLGLGVAAGLSVYQQFLIRDRSPEGCFKAFLNNHWFGAAIFAGLVLHYGFTTPAASTATTMGGL, from the coding sequence ATGACCACATCCATCACCAGCACCGGCCTGAATCGAGCCCTCATCAGGCACCGCAGCTATTACTACGCGCTACTGATGCGCCTGAACCGCCCCATCGGTACCTATCTACTGCTATGGCCGACGGTGTGGGCGCTGTGGATTGCGGGGCAGGGCCAGCCCCATCCGGGCGTGACCCTGGTGTTCGTGCTCGGGGTCATCCTGATGCGCTCCGCCGGCTGCGTGATCAACGACTATGCCGATCGTGACTTTGACCCGCATGTGGCGCGCACCCGCAACCGGCCCATCGCCGCCGGCCAGGTGAGCCCGCGCGAGGCCCTGGTGCTGTTCGCGGTCCTCTGCCTGCTGGCCTTCGCCCTGGTGCTGACCCTCAATACGCTGACCATCCTCCTGTCGCTGGGCGGCGCGCTGCTCGCCGGGATCTACCCCTTCATGAAGCGCTACACCTATCTGCCGCAGGTGTTTCTGGGGCTGGCCTTTGGCTGGGCGGTGCCCATGGCCTTCGCCGCGCAGACCGGCGGGGTACCGCTGGTGGCCTGGCTGCTGCTGACCGCCACCGTGCTGTGGGCCACGGCCTACGACAGCATGTACGCGATGGTGGATATCGAGGACGACTTGAAGATCGGTGTCAAATCCACCGCCATCCTGTTTGGGGACGCCGATCGCATAGTGATCGGTAGCCTGCAGTGCATGCTGCTGCTGACCCTGTGGATCGTCGGCAACAACCTGGGCCTGGGGCTGTTCTATTTCCTCGGCCTTGGGGTGGCCGCCGGGCTCAGCGTGTACCAGCAATTCCTGATCCGCGACCGCAGCCCCGAGGGCTGCTTCAAGGCCTTCCTCAACAATCACTGGTTCGGGGCGGCGATCTTTGCCGGCCTGGTGCTGCATTACGGATTCACCACCCCGGCGGCCTCCACCGCCACCACGATGGGAGGCCTGTAA